A region of Caloenas nicobarica isolate bCalNic1 unplaced genomic scaffold, bCalNic1.hap1 Scaffold_519, whole genome shotgun sequence DNA encodes the following proteins:
- the TLCD3B gene encoding ceramide synthase, which yields MRCPEPHAEILAARLVSSVQAVMASTAGYIIASSCHHVIDDQHWLAAAYPPFAVPYFVYDVYAMFLCHRHRGRVKGHEAAPPAPLRAAAAAFLRRELLMVLHHGAMVLVCFPVATLWRQGKGDFFLGCLLLAELSTPFVCLGKVLILLELQHTLLHKLNALLLLVTFLLFRVLLFPFLYWAYGRARGVPLLGVPGALPPRVNAAAAALLAPQLYWFLLICRGAWRLLRPPGPPDPTPGPPDPTRDTLSPPGTPKPTMGPLNPTRDTLSPPGPQN from the exons ATGCGCTGCCCGGAGCCGCACGCGGAGATCCTGGCGGCCAG GCTGGTGTCCTCGGTGCAGGCCGTCATGGCGTCCACGGCCGGGTACATCATCGCGTCCTCGTGTCACCATGTCATCGATGACCA GCACTGGCTGGCCGCCGCGTACCCGCCGTTCGCCGTCCCCTACTTCGTCTACGACGTCTACGCCATGTTCCTGTGTCACCGGCACCGCGGGCGCGTCAAGGGCCACGAGGCGGCTCCTCCAGCGCCGCtgcgcgccgccgccgccgccttccTGCGCCGCGAGCTGCTGATGGTGCTGCACCACGGCGCCATGGTGCTCGTCTGCTTCCCCGTGGCCACC CTGTGGCGCCAGGGCAAGGGCGATTTCTTCCTGGGGTGTCTCCTGCTGGCCGAGCTCAGCACCCCCTTCGTCTGCCTGGGCAAGGTCCTCATCCTG ctggagctgcagcacacGCTGCTGCACAAGCTGAacgcgctgctgctgctggtgacgTTCCTGCTGTTCCGGGTGCTGCTGTTCCCGTTCCTGTACTGGGCGTacgggcgggcgcggggggtCCCGCtgctgggggtcccgggggcgctgcccccccgcGTGAacgcggcggccgcggcgctgCTGGCCCCGCAGCTCTACTGGTTCCTGCTCATCTGCCGCGGGGCCTGGCGGCTGCTGcgccccccgggacccccggaCCCGACACCGGGACCCCCGGACCCGACACGTGACACCCTgagcccccccgggacccccaaaccgACCATGGGACCCCTGAACCCAACACGTGACACCCTgagccccccgggaccccaaaactaA
- the PPP4C gene encoding serine/threonine-protein phosphatase 4 catalytic subunit, with the protein MGELSDLDRQIEQLRRCELIKESEVKALCAKAREILVEESNVQRVDSPVTVCGDIHGQFYDLKELFRVGGDVPETNYLFMGDFVDRGFYSVETFLLLLALKVRYPDRITLIRGNHESRQITQVYGFYDECLRKYGSVTVWRYCTEIFDYLSLSAIIDGKIFCVHGGLSPSIQTLDQIRTIDRKQEVPHDGPMCDLLWSDPEDTTGWGVSPRGAGYLFGSDVVAQFNAANDVAMICRAHQLVMEGYKWHFGESVLTVWSAPNYCYRCGNVAAILELDEHLQKEFIIFEAAPQETRGIPAKKPVADYFL; encoded by the exons ATGGGGGAGCTGAGCGACCTGGACCGGCAGATCGAGCAGCTGCGGCGCTGCGAGCTCATCAAGGAGAGCGAGGTGAAGGCGCTGTGCGCCAAGGCCAG GGAAATCCTGGTGGAGGAGAGCAACGTGCAGAGGGTGGATTCGCCCGTCACG GTCTGTGGGGACATTCACGGGCAGTTCTATGACCTCAAGGAGCTGTTCAGG GTCGGGGGCGACGTCCCTGAGACCAACTACCTGTTCATGGGGGATTTCGTGGATCGCGGGTTCTACAGCGTCGAgacctttctgctgctgctggcgctcaag GTCCGTTACCCCGACCGCATCACGTTGATCCGGGGGAACCACGAGAGCCGGCAGATCACGCAGGTTTACGGCTTCTACGACGAGTGTCTGCGCAAGTACGGGTCGGTGACCGTGTGGCGCTACTGCACCGAGATCTTCGACTACCTCAGCCTGTCCGCCATCATCGACGGCAAG ATCTTCTGCGTGCACGGGGGCCTGTCGCCCTCCATCCAGACGCTGGACCAGATCCGCACCATCGACCGCAAGCAGGAGGTGCCGCACGACGGGCCCATGTGCGACCTGCTCTGGTCCGACCCCGAGG ACACGACGGGCTGGGGCGTCTCGCCGCGCGGCGCCGGGTACCTGTTCGGCAGCGACGTGGTGGCGCAGTTCAACGCGGCCAACGACGTGGCCATGATCTGCCGGGCGCACCAGCTCGTCATGGAGGGCTACAAGTGGCACTTCGGGGAGAGCGTCCTCACCGTCTGGTCCGCCCCCAATTACTGCTACAG GTGCGGGAACGTGGCGGCCATCCTGGAGCTGGACGAGCACCTGCAGAAGGAGTTCATCATCTTCGAGGCGGCGCCGCAGGAGACGCGCGGCATCCCGGCCAAGAAACCCGTGGCCGACTACTTCCTGTGA